Below is a genomic region from Echinicola rosea.
CAATGGATTTTTCGTTATAGCCCAGAAAGGAAATGGACAGGTAATAGGTTCCTTTGTCCACCTTGGTAAGTTCGAAACTTCCATCGGCGATCGTGACCGTGCCCTTGACCAAGGTACTGTCAGGAAGGGAGTACAATGCTACATTGGCATATTCCAACGGGTTCGCATTGGTCTGATCCACTACAGTGCCTTTTATGCCTGATTGCGCCATTGTCTGCCCAACTAGGCATAAAATTAAAAGTGTTAAAACTATCCTATTCATTGAATTGCTCATTTCATGCAAAACAACTCAACGGTTGATGGATTTTACGGTAAAAATTGTCCGATTATGGTAGTATTATCCAATTGCCCTAGATCGATAGTCCAAGGGAGTTAAGGTGGTTTGCCCTTTAAAGAATTTCACAAAGTTGGAGGAATCTGTGAAGTTGAGTTCAAAAGCAATTTCGGAGACGTTCCGGTTGGTGTGCGTCAATAGATTTTTTGCTTCAATAAGTATTCTTTCCTTGATCACTTCTCTTGCGGTAGCGTTTATAGCACTTTTGCAGATTTCATTGAGTTTCTTGACCGAAAGATGGAGCATATCGGCATAAGACTCTACATTTTTGATTTCCGTAAAATGTTCATTGACCAATTGCCTGAATGCGGCAAATTCCTTGGTGACGCTTGGAGTGTTGTTTTTGTTTTGTTGGGCAATAGAACTGCTTTTGATAATCACCAAGTTTAGGTAAGCCGCGAGAAAATCCATTTCATTACCTGCCTTAAACTCCGCGAAAAACGTGTCCAATAAGTGGAAAAAATCGCTTTCATCCGGAATGTTGAATTGCTTTGGGAAATCAAAGAGATAGCTTTGTGCTTTTGGATAGAGCGAGAGGATTTCTTCTTTGAAGAGGATGACATAGCCTTCCGGGATTTTAGAAAAGTCCCAACAGTGAACTTGGCCTGGCCCAAGGTAAAAACCCGTTGGCGGAACGACATCAAAAGCCTCGTCTCCGATGGTGTGCTGGCCAGCTCCCTTGGAGAGAAAAATCAATTCATGATACCCAGCGTGCTTATGTGGTTTGGTTGGTTTGATAATCGGTTTCATGCGTGAAACCTTCAGTACGAGTTCGTCCTCAAGCTTTTTCTTTAAACCAATTTCCATGATTAGGGTGATGATGAGCCCGCAAAATTACGAGGAAATTTCAATTGGAAAATGATTATTTTATAAATGGTAACCGGGATTTATACTGTTACAGTTAAATAAAAGGAGCAATTTCCCCTTGTATATAGCTTTTTTGATTCTTCAGAGCATTACTCCTGGCACCTCTAGTCTTGTCTAAATTGGCGATAATATTCATCTATTTCCTCCGTGCTACATTGTCTATGCACCAAAATCATATTTCTAAAGTGAAGTGGAGCGCCTTTTGGTAAAGCGATAGGTTCCTTTCCCGGGAAGGCAATGTTCTGCATGCTGTTGGCGCTCCGCAGTATCCATCCTTGGTAGGAAGGAAGCTTATCCGGTTCTCCCATAATGGTAATATTCGATGACGTTGTACCGTCGAAGGTGCCGGTGAGATTCATCCAAGGACCAGCTTGGACAGGGAGGTTCTGAGGTGAGATTGACTTTCCTTCTGAGTGGAAAGTAACATCATCTGGGAGCTTGATTCTGGGCGAAAAGCCCCCGTATCCTTTGGCATCTTCCGATCCACCGAGTTGCACACCTTCTACTAATGATGTCAGCGTGACGTCAAATGTGAGTGAAAATGCGTCAGCTTCCAGTCGTTCGAAGGTAATCTTAACTTTCTCTTCCAAGACAGGTGTGTTTTGCAAGCTATCTGCCAGCCATTGGACAGTGGACTGGAGCGTTGCTTGTGGGCCTTGGATGGTTTCTTCGGAATTAATGACCTTCCACGAAATGCCTTCGCAAAACCAAGGGTCGGCGATTCGTTTTCCGTTGACATAGAGCTGATGCCAGGTCCAGAAAATGCCGCGGTGGTGTAAATGGTCGGCAGGAAAGTCTTCCGTTAGCACTTCTCCATCCAGTCCATAAAGTGGATGGACGTAATTGGCCCTGGGGTAATTGCCGTCAAGGGATTTGGGGGCTGTTTGGTAAAAATACCTCGGCTGTCCATTTTCAGTAAGCATTATTCCTTCGGCAGATTTTTCAAAGGAGAACTTTTGTGCATGGGTACATGAGAATAGTAGGTTTAGTCCTAAAAATAAAATAGCGCTATTTAAAATGGTTTTCATGGATTAGGTCAAATGCTGATGAATCAATTGCCTATAAAAATAAAAGCAGCAAACCGGATAAACCAATTTGCTGCTACATATTTAAAATTTAACGGAATTTATTTCCTGCTGATGGCTTTTTTGGCTGCCTTAACGATGTTATTGGCATCCAATCCATATTTGTCCAAGAGCTCCATTGGCTTGCCGGATTCGCCGAAGGAATCATCGACGCCGATAAACTCTTGTGGGGCAGGATTGTTCCTTACCAAGGTCTGGGCGACGCTATCACCAAGGCCACCGTTGTACTGGTGTTCTTCA
It encodes:
- a CDS encoding helix-turn-helix domain-containing protein codes for the protein MEIGLKKKLEDELVLKVSRMKPIIKPTKPHKHAGYHELIFLSKGAGQHTIGDEAFDVVPPTGFYLGPGQVHCWDFSKIPEGYVILFKEEILSLYPKAQSYLFDFPKQFNIPDESDFFHLLDTFFAEFKAGNEMDFLAAYLNLVIIKSSSIAQQNKNNTPSVTKEFAAFRQLVNEHFTEIKNVESYADMLHLSVKKLNEICKSAINATAREVIKERILIEAKNLLTHTNRNVSEIAFELNFTDSSNFVKFFKGQTTLTPLDYRSRAIG
- a CDS encoding DUF6807 family protein → MKTILNSAILFLGLNLLFSCTHAQKFSFEKSAEGIMLTENGQPRYFYQTAPKSLDGNYPRANYVHPLYGLDGEVLTEDFPADHLHHRGIFWTWHQLYVNGKRIADPWFCEGISWKVINSEETIQGPQATLQSTVQWLADSLQNTPVLEEKVKITFERLEADAFSLTFDVTLTSLVEGVQLGGSEDAKGYGGFSPRIKLPDDVTFHSEGKSISPQNLPVQAGPWMNLTGTFDGTTSSNITIMGEPDKLPSYQGWILRSANSMQNIAFPGKEPIALPKGAPLHFRNMILVHRQCSTEEIDEYYRQFRQD